The following proteins come from a genomic window of Rattus norvegicus strain BN/NHsdMcwi chromosome 8, GRCr8, whole genome shotgun sequence:
- the Or8b54b gene encoding olfactory receptor Olr1261 — MVLANGSTVTEFILLGLTDQPGLQMPLFLLFLLMYMITVFGNLTLIILIVLNAHLHTPMYFFLCNLSFVDLCYSSVITPKMLMNFILKKNLISYMGCMSQLYFFCFFIISEFYVLVSMAYDRYVAICNPLLYNTIMSPRVCSYLMLASYLMGFADAMIHTGCMLRLSFCDENIINHYFCDFLPLLQLSCTSTYVNETEIFIVGGKDIILPSVIIFISYGYILSNIFQIRSTLGRSKAFSTCSSHITAVSLFFGSCGFMYLKPPSAISIDQGKISSIFYTIVVPMLNPLIYSLRNKDVKVALRKILNMSKVFKL, encoded by the coding sequence ATGGTTCTAGCAAATGGTTCTACTGTGACTGAATTCATTCTTTTGGGATTaacagaccagcctgggctccaaatgcctcttttcttactgtttttattaatgtatatgaTAACAGTGTTTGGTAATTTGACTTTGATAATTTTAATTGTGTTAAATGCTCACCTACATACTCCTATGTACTTTTTTCTCTGTAATTTATCTTTTGTAGATCTCTGTTATTCTTCTGTCATCACACCAAAAATGCTGATGAATTTTATACTAAAGAAGAATCTTATCTCTTATATGGGATGTATGTCCCAACtctacttcttttgtttttttataatttctgaaTTCTATGTACTGGTGTCAatggcctatgatcgctatgtTGCTATCTGTAATCCACTTTTGTATAACACTATCATGTCCCCAAGGGTGTGTTCTTATCTCATGCTTGCTTCATATTTGATGGGATTTGCTGATGCTATGATCCACACTGGTTGCATGCTCAGACTTAGTTTTTGTGATGAAAACATCATTAACCACTATTTCTGTGATTTTCTTCCTTTGCTGCAGCTCTCATGTACCAGTACCTATGTCAATGAGACAGAAATTTTCATTGTAGGGGGGAAAGACATCATTCTGCCCAGTGTCATAATCTTTATCTCTTATGGCTATATCCTCTCCAACATTTTCCAAATAAGATCCACTCTGGGAAGGTCCAAGGCCTTCAGCACCTGCAGTTCCCACATTACTGCTGTCTCTCTGTTCTTTGGATCCTGTGGGTTTATGTACCTGAAACCTCCATCTGCAATATCCATTGATCAAGGAAAAATCTCTTCTATTTTTTATACCATTGTGGTTCCTATGTTGAACCCCTTAATTTACAGCCTGAGAAACAAAGATGTTAAAGTTGCCCTGAGAAAGATCTTGAATATGAGTAAGGTTTTTAAACTATAA